Part of the Polyodon spathula isolate WHYD16114869_AA chromosome 18, ASM1765450v1, whole genome shotgun sequence genome, tgcaaggcatattgaaagttGGCAGCTAGTGATATATTGCCTTTTAATATAGCACATTTTAGATTGGACAtgttgctgtggaagaaagcactgggggagcactttgctaatttaatgagTACATTTTTTGAATGATGTACATTAGGAAAATGCAGATAAGCTATTTCCATTTAAACCCGGTATATGCCTACATATAATCAGAATGATGAAACAAATAACCCACAAggttgtttagtttatttttgaatggcactaacaactctgctattaacttggtGAGCTTGACAATCTTCACAGGATGTCTGGTAAACCTAATGTATTTCCCCCCCAAGACATTGTTTCCTCAATATGAACTAAACTGAAATGTTTACTTCTTTGTTGGGTTaagtttgtttcctatgtgcaaaaagGCTGAGTCTAGTTGTTGGGCACATTGATGTTTAGCAAGCTAACCAGTCTCTGCGGTTTGTTTCCCaagcggactttgttgttcacacttatCACCAAACGTAATGAACTGTACCAGACTCTCTAAGCTGACCAATTGTGAACACAGCCTTACTCTCCAGCATAGGTGTGTTTTCTTCTCTCTAGTCACCTATAGTTAGTTCAGATCAGGCTTGTCAAAAGGCAGAGTTTTATCTGTGGTGTTGAACCCACCCTGCCACTGACTTTGGAGTGGCGAAGACaaacatgctgtcctctgaagtgtgtgccatcagcagaccgcttttttttttttttcctccactgCAGGgttgccatgcagccaacccagagccacagtgttggaggacactgcagcttacaggcaagtccgcaggcgcccggccagtctacaggggtcgctggtgcgcagtaaGACTAGGACACCCTCGCCGACCTAAGTCCACCAGCGGCACTCGGCTAATTGTGCAcctccccctgggagctcctgtccacggtcagcagtggaaatagcctggactcgaactgttGACCTACAGGCTATcgagtgcatcctgcactccacgcagagagCCAGTCAaggtgattattaagaagtggaaggtgtatggcaccaccaacacCCTGCCTAAATcgggctgtccctccaaactggatgaccgagcaaaaaggagactgatcagagaggctactaagaggccaatgggaactttgcaagagctacaggcttttttgGCCAACTGGTGAAAGTGCACGTGACAAcactatcccaagcactccacaaatctgatcTGTATGGtggggtggcaagaaggaagccattactcaagaaagcccaccttaaatcctgtttgaggtatgtaaaaaaagacttgagagattctgtagccacctggcaaaaagttttgtggtttgaccaaattaaaattgaactttttggcctaaatgcaaagcgttgtttgaCACAAACCCAACTTATCGCATCACCGAAAggacaccatctctactgtgaagcatggtaatggtagcatcatgttatggggatgtttgtcatcagcagggactggggcacttatcaggatagaagggagcATTAattgagcaaagtacagagaagtccgtgaggaaaacctgctgccctctgcaagaaagctgaatctGGGACGGAAGttttcttttcagcatgacaacccaaagcacacagccatagctacactggagtggctaaggaactaaaaggtaaatgtcctcgagtggcccagtcagagccccgacctaaatccaatcgaaaatttgtggcatgacttgcaGATTACTGTCCATTatcgctccccaaggaacttgacagagcttgaacagttttgtaaagaagaatggtcaaatcttgccaaatctaggtgtgcaaagtagGTAGAGACctctcccaacagactcacacctgtaattgctgccaaaggtattAGGTCGGGGCTGGAGACCaaaactttcagttttgtatttttaatatataattttttttctcaataaaaacttttttttccccccttaacagtgtggggtatggtgtgtagataagtgggggggaaaaaaattctcatttaaatgcatgaaagtcTGAGGCATTGACATAACAAAAAGTGACAAAAGTTCAAGgcggtatagactttctataggcacttctGTTGTATGACAATAATGGAGCATGCAGTaactttttacattatttatttatttttttttaatttctttaaattgcTTCCTGACATCACTGTGATGAAGATTCAGCCTTGTATTGGCTGTATCCCAAGTAGCTGATTCCTATAAAGAAGTGATTAAAAGGCTTTGCATCCGCATTTTGTGGTTAGCATTCATGTGACTGTCCCTGGTTGGAACAGTCTATTCATCATGTCATCCACCAGCAACATGCATCGATTTGCTATCCTTTTATGTCTTACAGTTTTCCCACTTTGCACACACACGTCGCGCATGATTTTAGAACATTGCTATGAAGCAAAAGTAACACCATTACTAATTTGCAATGCAGGCTGTAGAAAATGATTTCTAGTTAGTacaatttaattacagtataacaGAAGGTGAGGTAGTTCAATCCAGGAAAGAACTGCAGTCTATTTTGACTGCATCCAAAGTGAGTGTCCCTTTAGGTTTTGAGAACAGGCTTCCAGGGAAAGAAGGGGCAAAGTCATCAAAGAAGTTGCTGGTTTCCTCTTCGCTGGAGCCCATGTGTAACACGTTGGAAGGTATGTAATCCACTGTAATCTCAGTGTTACAGGATTCTGGTGTGTGCACGCTAGTGTCAGACTCCAATGACATACTTTGGATATATGCGCAAGGCAGCTGGTGTTTATATGTCGCCAGATCCTCCAGTCTGCACCATGGCAGCATGGTTGGCTTGCCTGCTTGCTTTTCCTCTGCTGGAGCACCCGTTCCATTGTCATTGACGAGGTCTTCGGGGGCTGAGTCACTCTCCTCGGACACTTCCTCAACTTCAAGAGTGTCAGGCTCGTCACAGCTGGACAGGGAGTCGCTCAGATGCAGGTCATAAACTAGCTTCCTCTGCCCCTGTGTCAATTTGAGAGTATATACAGCTGATTATTGTTGCTCTTTGGGTTGGGATCCACCCGCACGCATGCATGCATTTGTTCAATTCCTGATTCAACCATTAGGTGGGAGTCTTTGACTATTATATTGGCTGTTGATGCTATTCTTTTGAGTAAAGTGTATGCTGTACCATGATTACCTATACATTCTGGTAAAGAATTTGCACCAGATATTTTCTAGCTAATTAACTAGCCTTGTTTTCTGATACATTGACCTAATATCTCCTTCATCTTCAACAGCTGAAACagctcagggatggaaatcagactcctactACATAGCGATTTCAcacctttcagtttttttttttttaaactattgaaatcaggaatgggtcaaactgctgtgcaatgggagtcttatttctatccctgcagctcacagtcactgGCAGAAGCATGTTTGTGCAAGTGCTTGTTTAGCACTGTCGTTTTATAAGCACAATGGTTCTGAAGTTCCCGCCCGGTTCCTGCCCTTTGGACCCTACCTTCACAGCAGCGTATTCTTGAGCCCATTTGCAATTGGCAGGGTCTGGAACGTGACCCGTGTACCACTGAGGTACGAGGCGGGAGCAGAGAAGTGCCATCCTGAAAACAAGAGACTGGTTGATGAGTATGCGGCTCACAGTAACACATCATATCAATCTAGTGCAAATTATTAATACATTCTCTTGGTAAACATTGCTTTTACACagtttttgttcatgttttttttccctcaaatagGGAAAGGATCATCAAACCAAACAGGCAGTTTAAGCAGCAAGTTTAAGCAGCACTTGATTAGTGAACTCTAACCAGGGAGGGCGTTATCTTTCAAatcaaattccaattccaattccttcgacTTGAATTGGAATTGACATTTTAGAGACATTAATAATTGtcgtgattgttcaactgctttcatctgAATCCAATTTAATTGACTATCAATGACTTCAATGTAAGTAGTGTGGTGCCCCTGTGAGAAGCGTGTTTTAACAGCAATTGCCATCAATGATGTGctgaaattgattaaaagggaactgGAATTAGGAATTGAATCGACCCCAACCCTGACCCCAATTACTATAATCatgtaaataaatcatattgAAAGTCAGTCACCTTTGACTTACTGCTGAGCTACAGCAAATACACACCAAAGCCAGCCAAACCAGTACGAAAATGAATGCAACGCCGGTCAAAGACAACTCGAGCGGGCTTTCTGTAATTGAAAGAGAGATTGCATTTCACTCACTGTGTATCACAAATCCACTGCATAccatacaatacagtaaaatgctataaatagatattttatttatatgccaAACAGATTGTATTAATGTTTGAAATTTTTACTCGGGGCAGTTTTTCTTGTTAATAATTATACATGCCTTCTGGATTGACAGTTAATTCAAACTCCTGCTTTGGTCCCTCTCCAGCAGCAGTTGAAGCAGTCATCCAAGCAAGGTAGGTGGCCCCAGGCGTCAGCCCATTGATTGTATAGTTAGTGTGCAAGGCATCAATAGGtcctaaaacaaaatcaatttaaatccATTGTACAGAGTGCACACGGGTACATTTATGTAAACTTGTCAGGCGTGTCCTATAACTAAATGTCAGGAATTCAGAAAGCAAACTTCTGTGTGCTGTTACCCTGCACAAAGAGATTCGAGTTGTTCATTACTGAAAACAAATCCCTTCATGAGTCTAGTGAAAAGAGACTGTACACATGTCTTAATACCTCACAGTACCAGTGCGGTGAAACAAGCATTCATTGACATGCAAACACAAGTTTATACAAATCCTTTCATTTCCGTACCGTGTACTAGGAGGTGCGCTGAGTTGAGACTTTTCAAGTAAATGCTGTAGCTGCTTATGCAACCCTGGCGGTGTTCTACTGGGAGTTGTTGCCAGTACACAGCTACCATTGTACTGCTCTTCTGTTCTATAAAGGGCTTGGGGCCCTCTGTTGGAGCTGGAAAACAATGTGCAATGGagagatttcaaaatgttttttttaaatatcaaatatatttatttttacagcacaGGAAATGCATTTCTTACCTAATTGTTTAACATATGCATGCACAAATCCAGCCTTTCCAACGCCTTCATCATACACTGCATTCACTGTAACGTTATAGCAAGCGTAGGGTTTCATcgcttaaaaataagaaacaaataaatatgaaatctACAACATGCAATCAAATTTATGGGTAATTGAATAGCTTCCTATTGCAATGTAAAAAATCAAAGATTAAATGAGGTTTTCGAACAGTTTGAAAGTATAGCAAACAATGGGCATGGTTCCCCTAGAACCTCATACAGTCCTGGACTTGTGCCTTCTGTCTGCTTATTTTGAGCTTTTCTGTAACTCTGCCGAGCTCAGCTGTCCTGCAAACTTGAAGTAACAAGACTTCCTAGAAGAGCcatattttagttaaaaaaatatatattgggaCATTGCAACAGGCAGTATCTTTTGTGTCAAATGAGGTGCCTTGCTTAATTAAAGAGGATGCTTGGTCTGCCATGAAGCAACTATCTTCCTGTCAACCATCATTGTGAACAAGATTTGCTGAAGTTGTTCTGTATTCACTGCTGTACCTGATATCACAGTAGAAAGCTTGTCATGAGGGAGTCTTGTCCAGCCAAGGTCCAGTTTATCCTGGTGAGGAGACCACTCCACTACATATCCTCGTAAAGCCAGGCCTTTATTTACTGGAGGCCTCCATTTAACCACAATGCTGTCGTTAGAGTGAGGCATGCAAGTTACATTTCTTGGTGCAGGAAAACCTtgaagaaaagaacaaaccgTGGAAAGAGTTAATTCTTCAGAACAAGAGTAACATCTCAGCCTCCTAGACAAAGAAGGGCTGCCTGTATTATAGTAAATTCGCTAGCCTAGCATTTGCACTGAGAAAGTGCTGAAGAGAATCATGCTAGATTATCAGTGTGCCGCTGTTGATGCTATGTCTGTTACTGTAACTGCAGTAAATGTGGAAGCCAGTTTAATTAGCCTTGTGGTACTTGATATCTTGATGGCCCATGTTAAGGAATTGCACAACAAGAAGTGGTCAGGTATAACTCcattttataattgaaaaatgCTACAATACATAAGTCTTTGCATGCAAGacaattgtatgtattttagcaGCCTGTTAATACATATTGTAATCTTAAACAATAGGGGGTAAACTTAACATGAGATGTTAAAGGGTTATTTGATAATTGATGAAGAGTGTCATGTAACAATGAATGAGGTTGCTTTTAACAAAATATCATACAGTAGCTGTTGCAGTAAACCTGATCTTGAAGCATGTACATTTGAAGACGTTGAAAGTAGAAAGCCATTTTAACAGCTGGAACACTGTAAGCTGTGGACTGGCCCAGCGTGTAGTCACCTGTCTGGAAAGGTATGCTGATGTTTATAGGAGGGGAGCTTCCTCTGGAGTTATAGGCAGACAGTGTAAGGATGCAGTGATTGCTGGCCATGGTTAGGTTGTTCTGGGAGACTGGCAGGTCTGGAGAGACCTTGTTCTCACATGGAAGAGGAAACGTCACTTTGTACCCCAGGATGTGTCCTCTTGCTTCAGACTGGCTCAGCTTCTGCAACAtagtttagattttttgtttgatttattttgtaatattaaatacagatttgtatttgtgattatacAATGGTACGTACAACCTGCTTGGAACAGGGAAGGAGGATTTACGATCACAGAACACTAAATTCTTATGAACTTGGGCTGTGCAAACATTTCCCCTTTTAATGTTTGCAGCTGCATCACATTTTAAGATTTGGTATAGAACAAGTAGCCATTTATTGCGATTAGCGATAGACTTGAGACAGCTGTACCTAACTTAACATTAGTCAGTTCATGATTAATGGTAATCGGGGTCACTGAAGCCAGACTAAAGGGTTTAGTCAAGTCTAAAGTTAATGCCCACTAtcccagaaaaaaatgaaatgcaagggGAGAATgatcttaaaaaaatacacagacatAGTTCTAATACCCTCATATCATAGTTCCATTAAAAGCAAAACCACTTGCATAGAAAATAATTAACTTCTTATTTTACAGAATCTCGTCCTTAATGGGTTACCTGTGTACCAGggcatactctctctctctctctctttctctctacaTCTGTAACTAATGGCAGAGTGCACAGTAGCTCCATCTGCACTGCATGCTGAGGTTCTCAGCAGAATCTTGAGTTGTTTAAAGGGGAAGGATCTGCGTGTGATTTCTTTTAAGTAGTTTTTTCATTTCATGGTAAACTGAAACCGTGAGGCTGTGGTTTTGCTCTCACAGGTTAGGTTTGTATTTCTCAGGCTGGGTCTTTTTTAGAAAAAGGTGTCACATCAACATTCTGAATGACAGAAGCAAGTCTGCCTGTGATCTGCTGTGGCTACGAGACCACAGAACTCAACTCTTGGCTCCTTCATGGAAAATGTGATACACCTGTTTCTCAAGATTTGAAAAGAGATGTTTCTATGTCCATAAAAGTGTAATTGCATCACTTGGGCGAGCTTTGCTACTGGAGGAATAAAAGGCAATGTGCGTGCTTAGCAATTCTTACATTGAGAGCAATGCTTTTCATTCTCCTTGTTTCAAATTTTCTCTTTTGCTGTTATACTTGCCTTCCAAATAAGGGTGAGGGAGTTCGGGTCTGGGGTTTCCATCACAAACCAAATATCCAGCTGTTTTATGGGcactgcaaacagaaaaaaagagtgccatttatttatttgccttttCAAGAATAAAATGCACTTTGCTGTTGTTGCAGATTTCACGTAAAACCAAAGAAAGTTGTTCAGTAGTCTGTTCAATAGAGGATCCCAAATCAACTCAAATAAATATGCCCTGTATGTACATTCAGTCCAATGGAAAGGGAAGTGACCATTATCCAAGTCTTCTAAGTCACAGCATGAAGATGGCCTGGTCCATTCCAAAAGCTGATTCTGAAAATGCACTGATCCTGCGGTCTGTTAAATACACTGATCTGATCACCGATCGGATCCTGGGGTCTGTTAAATACACTGATCTGATCACCGATCGGATCCTGGGGTCTGTTAAATACACTGATCTGATCACCCATCAGACCCTGGGATCTGTTAAATACACTGATCTGATCACCGATCGGATCCTGGGATCTGTTAAATACACTGATCTGATCACCGATCGGATCCTGGGATCTGTTAAATACACTGATCTGATCACCGATCGGATCCTGGGGTCTGTTAAATACACTGATCTGATCACCGATCGGATCCTTGGGTCTGTTAAATACACTGATCTGATCACCGATCGGATCCTGGGGTCTGTTAAGTTGTTGCTAATGTGCATCACAATGAcgtaaaaatgaatatttttacGTCATTGTGACTAATAGCCATAGAAAATCCTGATTCATCCAACGGACAACAAAATACCTCAAACACAGGAAATCGAAGTACACAGTCAAAATCCTAGAAGAGTTTGAGCCAAAATGTAAAACTGCTCTGAATTCAGTGCAGCAAGGGTTAAaaaagtaaccaaaaaaaaaaaaacccttggcgAATAATTCATATAGAAACCTGTGATGTCAACCAGACCCTCACACTCATCACACAGTGGGCCTAGGTGTGAAGCAAACCCACGCTGCCTTCCGCCATGTGCTCTGAGCAGACAGGATAAGGTGTATAATGTACTAGCATTTCTGAAAGCAAAGCATCAGAgtgtatttacatatacagtCAGGTGGGTGCTGCTTTAGTGCATAAGTGCTGAGACAGGGTTATGTTGATTTATCTGGCTGCTTCTGCTCCATTAAGTGTTTGAGcacaataataacacaatgtGCTTTCTATtaataatcacaaaaacacagaccagccttttttttttgcctgctgtTAGTTTGGCATTTATAGTAAGCCCTATTACATTTTCAGAAGAAGATGTCATGTTTCAATAGGAGATAGTGAGTCAGTAAAGATTataactaaatgtatttattttaattaattccgAATCATGACCTTTTTAAGTATACTCACACCATTTCatccattacaaaataaattctgAACTATTAAAAGCATGTACAATAACAGTGTAACAGTACCaacataatcaaataaatacattcaaacacaTTGGTTTTGGGAgtataaatttgcaaaaatgtgCTGTATTATGGGTAGTGATTACATATGCATTACTGCCTTTATAGCACAAGCCAACACAGATACATCTTTTGCTGTGGCCATCACATTGCTGACTCGTTTAAATAAAGGTATTAGCCCTGATCAGATGAGAACAGCCTTCTCCTGTCTGCATGCGAGGTATAGAAACAGAAATGTGTTGACATCTACAAAACCTCTGCTGGGCAGCCCCAAGAAATGCTCAGCGCACAGCATCGGGTGGTGCTACAGAGCCTTGGCATTTAAACAAATGACCCAATGCAGTTTTATTCTAAAGCAAAACTGCAACACTAGCACTGCATGAACATGCAAAGGAAATGGCGAGAGGTTTTAATAGAGCGACAACAGAATCAGGTAGAAATATTGAAAGCAAAGCTCCAATCTGACACCATTTAGAAAGACGTGAGGTTGATTAATTACAACCTGTTTCTTAACTGACTTGATTAACACCATAAAATTGTCCCCCAATTTCTCTCTGGGTGAAATAAGCAAGAAAATGCTTACTGCAACACATGCAAACGGAGCTTTCTCTAACCTATTATGGTAGAATGCAAGTGCTCAACAAGTAGGATTAGCTatacaccccccctccccactaCATGTACAATACATGTGTAAGTATATCTTATCTATGAATGAGATTTACAAATGAAATGGTCTTGTGCAGAGGATTGCAATTGCAGTCATTTTTAAATCTGTCAGCAACAGCAGACTTTTTGTCTGAAACGGCAAAAGCCTTTCTAGCTTTGTCAAGGAAAAATGTGTCACTATACTAATGGTttgaatgaatacaaataataaaaaaataccagttttcaagcttgtatttttgtaaatcctATAAAGGAGTATCAATGTGTACAAACACAGAGAGCGCAGCTGAATGTTTCTACTGAATTTGTACAGTAAGAAATGAACATGCTTACCGGCTTCCGGTGTCCTGTTAGTGACTGGCTCACTCCACTCACTCCACATGCCTTTAGTGTGGCTCAGCTTGCACCGTGCTTGGAACTGATAATCTGTAAAGGGCTGCAGATCAGGCAGAGTGAATCTGTCGACTGTCACCTATGAGAAGGAAAGACCAACATGAATCAGTGACAGCAgtcctgtaaaatgtaataattgaaTCACAGCAGACTGAGGCATTCTGTTTACACAGTTCTTTTATGAAACACTAATGGTCAATGTTAAATAACTAGAATGAAACCAGTTTTGTAACAGCAGTTGTGGCACAGAAGCTTAGAAAGTTATTGTGGTACAAGACATGGCCCACAAGCAGGAGGTTTCAgtaagtaatttaaatttgaagtgTTCATTTTGAAATACCACGTGAAGATAGACAGATCACTGAAATGTTTCATTTACAAATTTCTAATGAAGAACTGCATTCAAGAGGTGAACCCTTTGCTGTTGACAGGTTGTCTTCACTGAAGGATATGCTTTGTGTGATAACCTCCCAATAAAAGCACTGctttggtctgacgtcaccacctaCACGCatctgtcacatatggtgtcgtgTGGGATAAACAACGCCTTCAGAGTcaggactgcatttttttttatttaaagggtttttttttatgtaaaaaaataaaataataataatagtaataccaatgaaaacaataattatacataaataaatatacataaggGCTAGGCAACCATCACAAGCCTATGTGCTAGCAAGCTCCCACTTGTGCACAACATTTCCTGAAGAGTGATTTCTCATTTCAGCTGCCATGAAACTGCACTGTTTCGAAGCAACTCGTGCTGTGGATTGTGtgcaataaccctaaccctacctaaTAGgagcatgggttagggttaggaaatGTGCAGGTACCAGTATTCAAGTAACACCAATGTGATGCACAAAGGAATATGCAGCTGAGTTGTTATAATGAAGAATATCTCACATTCAAAGTGTGATGTTTCCAGATGCTCTGGCCCAGGGGCTGTTCCCTGACCTCCAGGAGCTGGCAGTTCTGTGCAGCGTCCCAGTGCAGCGTGCAGTCAGAGGAGACACAGTTAAACAAAGTGATGACCGGAGGAGTGGGcttcactacaaaaaaacaacaaaaaaaactactgtaagaGAATGTGTCTTTCCATTACTGAAGTGAATTTAACAAGCTTTTTGCAAAGACACCTCACAGAAGTATTTAAGGGTTAAACCCGAGATACCTACCTATGTCACTGAGTGTGATGTTAAGAGGTGGGGAAGACGCATTTCCCAGTGCGTTTGAAGATGTAACCCAGACTGTGTATACAGATTCTGCATTGAGCGTATGAAAAGACACAGATCCTGAGCAAGGGTCATCACAGATCCTATTGAAGTCATGGGTCTTATTCTTCACCCTACAAAATGCAATATCAGTTGTGATTGCAATAGGAGCCGTCAGGTTCGTGGGTAGATTGTCTAGTTACTGGTACTGAAACAAGGTCTCTCATAATACAATTCACATGCTTACTTCCTGTAATGGGGCCTCAACTATAACTATTAGCTTACCTTAAATGAAAGCTGGTTTTAATGTAAGGCTCACTTCCTTTGTCCCAAGTGCATGTGACATCCCCGTGCtgtccattctgagtgcaggtcAGGTTCTGAGGGGGCTCAGGTGGGTCTGTAACGAACCACACACGCTTACAAACACTGCTGAGCTCTTCTTAAAGGTCACAGTTTCAGAACAAGGTGACAAAAAAATTCCCAGCCGCACATACAGACGTTAGACCAAACAACTGAAACACCTGCAACATGTAGCACACACGTTCCCTCACATGACATGTTCTGTAACACTAAAAGCTCTGGCAGTTCTGACGCGAAGGACAGCAGGTCTGACACAAAGTGATACAGAGCTGGCTTCTGAATCCCACAAAGCATTGCAGCTTCACAACATACAGTCTCTAAAGTTATCCAGCAGCAAATGTAAGGAATTCCAAGGCAGTAATCAATAGCCAGTTATCCCTCCAGACCAATAAACACCTCACTGCCAGGTTGGACCTGTGCTCTCCTACACAGTGCTATGGGCAGGCGTTTCCCATGTCATGTAACCATTCTATATGAAACACAGGAAATGGGATGGGAGTCAGAAAATCTTACTAACGGCACAAATATCAGAGATCACTGGATCTCTTTTTTTTCTATACTGATTTTCTATCCCAGCCTTTTAAAAAGTGTCATATAGAGCATTGTTGTATGCAACAGTTTACAGCACCTGAACATGAGAGACATCCCTTGGTGTCTTTACACACCCTTTACACTAAATGTTTATATACTTTACCATGTACAGTTATAAGAGTTGAAGCACTGGGATCATGCAAATAATCAGCTTCATCATTCATAATAAAGCACAAACAGGGTTTTTTATTGGCTCAGTCAGTGTAATTAATGATAATACTTACGTCCAGCTTTAATATCAATCCCACAGATCAAGCGTTTGAACGAATTGCATTCTGTTTTACAGGCAAATGTCACATTGTGCTTCTGCAAGTTTGCAATCTCCAAATATATGGTAGAGGAATTGTACTGGCGACAATTGCGTATCTCATTTGAATCCTGATAGATTGCTGTTTTGCATCCATGCGTAGACTTTTTGAAGGTGCAGTATACTGTGACACTTTTTCCTAGCTGGACTACAGGCCCAGGCACGGAGAAAGCAGCACCCTCAGTGCaagtttctgcaataaaataaaatacatttcaactgGAGTCTTATTAGGGGGCTCGGTGGCACAGAGTAATAACCAACTACCCTTCTCACCTAGTCACATGGTTTTGGTGGTTTCGACAGAGCAACTCTTCATTCAAAAATGATTTTAGCACAGCACACAAAGTAACTCTGTGAATAGAGCCATTATGCAAGGACTGTCCCTTCTGTTAACATGTTACACAGAGAACACTCCAGTATTACATCAGTGCTGATTTCCATTGCTGCAAATGTGCATGCAACTGTTTAAGCATGCCTGCCCACCAGATGCTTTTATTTCTGAGGATCGTAGACAGCATGATTAGGAGGCTTACCCATTACTGCTGCTCTACCCCATAGCAGAACAATCAAGTTAAAGGCAACCCAGCTCGTTCCAACAGAACACCTCATGTGAAAGACATCTGGCTCCTTTAAATAAAGACTGGAGAGATTGCTAAGGAGACAAAAAAAATCAGGAATTACTGTGAGGACACACCTCCAAACACCGCATGCTCTGGAAAGCACAAACCAGCTTCCTTCTGAGTGGATCTCAATAACCTCTACCTGCATTAAACAGGTTGAAAATGaacatttctacaagtatttttGGACAGATCCATCCACAGAAACACTGAAGAAAACCTTGTTA contains:
- the LOC121330732 gene encoding interleukin-12 receptor subunit beta-2-like; translation: MRCSVGTSWVAFNLIVLLWGRAAVMETCTEGAAFSVPGPVVQLGKSVTVYCTFKKSTHGCKTAIYQDSNEIRNCRQYNSSTIYLEIANLQKHNVTFACKTECNSFKRLICGIDIKAGHPPEPPQNLTCTQNGQHGDVTCTWDKGSEPYIKTSFHLRVKNKTHDFNRICDDPCSGSVSFHTLNAESVYTVWVTSSNALGNASSPPLNITLSDIVKPTPPVITLFNCVSSDCTLHWDAAQNCQLLEVREQPLGQSIWKHHTLNVTVDRFTLPDLQPFTDYQFQARCKLSHTKGMWSEWSEPVTNRTPEAVPIKQLDIWFVMETPDPNSLTLIWKKLSQSEARGHILGYKVTFPLPCENKVSPDLPVSQNNLTMASNHCILTLSAYNSRGSSPPINISIPFQTGFPAPRNVTCMPHSNDSIVVKWRPPVNKGLALRGYVVEWSPHQDKLDLGWTRLPHDKLSTVISAMKPYACYNVTVNAVYDEGVGKAGFVHAYVKQLAPTEGPKPFIEQKSSTMVAVYWQQLPVEHRQGCISSYSIYLKSLNSAHLLVHGPIDALHTNYTINGLTPGATYLAWMTASTAAGEGPKQEFELTVNPEGMYNYFSITESPLELSLTGVAFIFVLVWLALVCICCSSAVSQRMALLCSRLVPQWYTGHVPDPANCKWAQEYAAVKGQRKLVYDLHLSDSLSSCDEPDTLEVEEVSEESDSAPEDLVNDNGTGAPAEEKQAGKPTMLPWCRLEDLATYKHQLPCAYIQSMSLESDTSVHTPESCNTEITVDYIPSNVLHMGSSEEETSNFFDDFAPSFPGSLFSKPKGTLTLDAVKIDCSSFLD